The following proteins are co-located in the Imtechella halotolerans genome:
- the priA gene encoding replication restart helicase PriA, producing MEYFIDVILPIPVVKLFTYQVNEDEARFLKPGMRVAVPFGKSKVYSALVHSIHTRQPAVYQAKEIDHILDEAPIVNQMQIKHWEWIASYYMCALGEVYRAAIPSAFLLESETSVHKTDAVVKEEDLADDEFLIYEALQYQSSLKIDDLRSILDSKKVLSVIHRLLGKGVIHIEETLQEKYVPKLVKFVRLHPIMENDKALNEALDGLTRAKKQREMVLSFFAMKASSLKGIKASELIESSKGSMAVLQALHDKNILELYAEQRDRVNFEERDSSVQFSLSDPQQEALHSIKEQWVDKNIVLLHGVTAAGKTEIYAKLMEQVVAEGKQILFLLPEIALTAQLIQRLQDYFGNIVGVYHSKYSVHERVELWNNVLDQSPKTQIILGARSALFLPFSNLGLIVIDEEHESSFKQFDPAPRYHARDSALVLAHMHQAKALLGSASPSLESYYNAITGKYGLTVLTKRYGNILLPDITLVDLKEKYRKKRMSGHFSDTLIEAIREVLDQGEQVILFQNRRGYSPIIECKTCGNSPQCPHCDVSLTYHQYKNQLRCHYCGYHMAMPLTCPACHSVELDSKGLGTEQVVKELEKLFPDTAIGRMDQDTTRGKFGHEKIITAFEQEEIDILVGTQMVTKGLDFKKVRLVGVMNADNLINFPDFRAHERTFQLLLQVAGRAGRSQMRGKVLIQTYNPLHQVLQQVTMHDYENFSKEQLYERRNFKYPPYYRLIRMTFKQRDFNRVNEGADWFYKALRSSFAKQTDIEFLGPEFPPVSRIKNEYLKHILIKIPVSYNVGQVKNVLTKLTNSFQAVPQFRSIRLICNVDA from the coding sequence ATGGAATACTTTATAGATGTTATATTGCCCATTCCAGTAGTTAAATTATTTACGTATCAAGTAAATGAAGATGAAGCTAGATTTCTAAAACCTGGTATGAGAGTAGCTGTGCCTTTTGGAAAATCCAAAGTGTATTCTGCTTTGGTTCATTCGATACATACCAGACAACCAGCTGTATATCAGGCAAAGGAAATTGATCATATTTTGGATGAAGCTCCAATTGTCAACCAAATGCAGATAAAGCATTGGGAATGGATCGCTTCTTATTATATGTGCGCTTTGGGAGAGGTATATCGGGCGGCAATTCCTAGTGCTTTTTTATTGGAAAGTGAAACGAGTGTCCATAAGACAGACGCCGTTGTTAAGGAAGAAGATTTGGCTGATGATGAATTTTTAATCTATGAGGCATTGCAATACCAATCTAGTCTTAAAATTGATGATCTTCGATCAATTCTTGATTCAAAGAAAGTACTATCAGTTATTCATCGACTATTAGGTAAAGGGGTTATACATATTGAAGAAACACTTCAGGAAAAGTATGTTCCTAAGCTCGTAAAATTTGTTCGTCTACATCCTATTATGGAGAATGACAAGGCATTAAATGAGGCTTTAGATGGTTTAACTAGGGCAAAAAAACAACGTGAAATGGTGCTGTCTTTTTTTGCTATGAAGGCGTCATCTCTTAAAGGTATTAAGGCCTCAGAGCTGATAGAAAGTAGTAAAGGTTCGATGGCTGTTTTGCAGGCTCTACACGATAAAAATATCCTCGAACTTTATGCTGAGCAGCGCGATCGGGTGAATTTTGAGGAGCGGGATTCCTCTGTTCAATTTTCATTAAGTGATCCACAACAAGAAGCTCTACATTCCATTAAGGAACAATGGGTAGACAAAAATATAGTATTGTTGCATGGAGTGACCGCAGCTGGTAAGACAGAAATTTATGCAAAACTCATGGAACAGGTGGTGGCTGAAGGGAAACAAATACTCTTTTTGTTACCCGAGATAGCATTAACGGCTCAACTTATTCAACGACTTCAAGATTATTTTGGAAATATAGTGGGTGTTTACCACTCGAAATATTCTGTACATGAACGTGTAGAGTTATGGAATAATGTGCTGGATCAATCACCCAAGACTCAAATTATATTAGGAGCCCGTTCGGCTTTATTTTTGCCTTTTTCCAATTTAGGACTTATAGTTATTGATGAAGAGCATGAATCTTCCTTTAAACAGTTTGATCCTGCCCCTCGGTATCATGCGCGAGATTCTGCACTAGTATTGGCACATATGCATCAGGCAAAGGCCTTATTGGGGAGTGCGTCTCCTTCTTTAGAAAGTTATTACAATGCAATAACTGGGAAGTATGGACTTACTGTATTAACCAAACGATATGGTAATATTTTATTACCCGATATTACATTGGTTGATTTAAAGGAAAAATATAGGAAAAAGCGAATGTCTGGTCATTTTTCTGATACCCTAATCGAAGCTATTCGAGAGGTCTTAGATCAAGGTGAGCAAGTAATATTATTTCAAAACAGACGTGGATATTCTCCAATTATAGAATGTAAGACTTGTGGTAATTCACCTCAATGTCCACATTGTGATGTAAGTTTAACCTATCACCAATACAAAAACCAACTGCGATGTCACTATTGTGGATATCATATGGCCATGCCCTTGACATGTCCTGCTTGTCACAGTGTAGAACTTGACTCTAAAGGATTAGGTACAGAGCAAGTGGTTAAGGAATTGGAAAAGTTGTTTCCTGATACTGCTATTGGTCGAATGGATCAAGACACTACACGTGGGAAATTTGGCCATGAAAAAATCATTACTGCCTTTGAACAAGAAGAAATTGATATCCTAGTAGGAACTCAAATGGTCACCAAAGGTCTTGACTTTAAAAAGGTGCGATTAGTGGGAGTGATGAATGCTGATAATTTAATCAATTTCCCTGATTTTAGGGCTCATGAGCGTACTTTTCAATTGCTTTTACAAGTTGCCGGGAGAGCAGGTCGGTCCCAAATGAGAGGGAAGGTTTTAATACAAACGTATAACCCGTTGCATCAGGTACTTCAACAAGTGACCATGCATGATTATGAAAATTTCTCTAAGGAGCAATTGTATGAACGAAGAAATTTTAAATATCCCCCTTATTATCGTTTGATTAGAATGACCTTTAAGCAGCGTGATTTTAACAGAGTAAATGAAGGAGCGGATTGGTTTTATAAGGCGTTACGTTCCTCTTTTGCGAAGCAAACAGATATTGAATTTTTAGGACCAGAATTTCCTCCGGTTTCACGGATAAAGAATGAATATTTAAAACATATATTGATTAAAATACCGGTATCCTACAATGTAGGACAGGTAAAGAACGTATTGACGAAACTAACAAACAGCTTTCAGGCAGTTCCTCAGTTTCGATCAATACGATTAATATGCAATGTAGATGCGTAA
- a CDS encoding YihY/virulence factor BrkB family protein, with protein sequence MSVAVEEKLAKIPVVNVLVTILKRIKLRTFEGLSMYDLMEMYVIGIIKGTLTYRASAISFSFFMAIFPFLLFILNLIPYVPIENFQADFLLFIDNLLPPQTNDFFGSIFEDIAKNRRGGLLSTVFVLSIFLMTNGINAIFGGFEISYHVKTTRNIIKQYFIALGVAVIMALLLLLAAVIFISFDVYIVSLLEQQGISRDAWFITYGKILLFLFITYIAIAILYYFGTAEGKENSFFSPGALLTTILFVLTTYLFGIYIEHFSQYNQLYGSIGGLLIFMLYIWLNSNILLLGFELNASLNSLKRVL encoded by the coding sequence ATGTCCGTAGCTGTAGAAGAAAAATTGGCCAAAATCCCCGTAGTCAATGTGCTTGTGACTATACTCAAAAGGATTAAGTTACGCACTTTTGAAGGCCTGTCCATGTATGACCTTATGGAAATGTATGTGATCGGTATTATCAAAGGAACCTTAACCTACAGGGCAAGTGCCATTTCCTTTAGTTTTTTTATGGCTATATTTCCTTTTTTATTGTTCATCCTTAATTTGATACCCTATGTTCCAATTGAGAATTTTCAAGCGGATTTTTTGTTATTTATAGATAATTTATTGCCTCCACAAACAAACGATTTTTTTGGAAGTATTTTCGAAGATATAGCTAAAAATAGGAGAGGAGGGTTGTTATCTACTGTCTTTGTATTGTCTATTTTTTTAATGACTAACGGAATCAATGCGATTTTTGGAGGGTTTGAAATATCATATCATGTTAAGACCACCCGTAATATTATTAAACAGTATTTTATCGCATTAGGTGTGGCTGTCATTATGGCTTTATTATTGTTGTTGGCAGCTGTTATTTTTATTTCATTTGATGTGTATATTGTGTCTTTACTTGAGCAACAAGGAATTTCCAGAGATGCATGGTTTATCACCTATGGAAAAATTTTATTATTTCTATTTATAACTTATATAGCCATTGCTATTTTATATTATTTTGGAACGGCAGAGGGTAAGGAGAATAGTTTTTTCTCTCCAGGTGCATTGCTTACAACCATACTATTTGTGTTAACTACGTATCTATTTGGAATTTATATAGAGCATTTTTCACAATACAATCAACTATATGGTTCTATTGGAGGTCTGTTGATTTTTATGCTTTATATATGGCTTAACTCTAATATTTTATTGTTGGGATTTGAATTAAATGCTTCTCTTAATAGTCTAAAGCGAGTGCTGTAA
- the nadC gene encoding carboxylating nicotinate-nucleotide diphosphorylase, protein MISQAQFQEELRIIIENAVREDVGDGDHSSLACIPAQAKGQARLLVKDTGIIAGVAFAEMVFRYVDPQLEVRIAIPDGTHVKHGDEVLYVEGSSQSILKAERLVLNAMQRMSAIATKTQKFVKLLEGTSTKLLDTRKTTPGIRALEKWAVLIGGGENHRFALYDMIMLKDNHIDFAGGITQAIGKTQAYLTSLGRDLKIIVEARNLEEVSEILQSDGIYRILLDNFSYEDTRKAVEMIGNRTQTESSGNINELTLRKYAECGVNYISSGALTHSVHNMDLSLKAI, encoded by the coding sequence ATGATTTCTCAAGCTCAATTTCAAGAAGAATTACGGATTATTATCGAAAACGCCGTACGGGAAGATGTGGGTGATGGTGATCACAGCTCCCTCGCGTGCATTCCAGCTCAAGCAAAAGGTCAAGCTCGCCTATTAGTGAAGGATACGGGTATTATTGCAGGTGTTGCATTTGCAGAAATGGTATTCCGTTATGTGGATCCTCAACTTGAAGTACGAATTGCTATACCGGATGGAACTCATGTAAAGCATGGCGATGAAGTATTATATGTAGAGGGTTCCTCACAGAGCATTTTAAAGGCAGAGCGTTTGGTTCTTAATGCTATGCAAAGGATGAGTGCGATTGCAACTAAAACTCAAAAGTTTGTAAAGTTGTTAGAGGGGACATCAACAAAGTTGTTGGATACCAGAAAAACAACCCCAGGAATCAGGGCTTTGGAAAAATGGGCCGTATTAATTGGTGGAGGAGAAAATCATCGATTTGCATTATATGATATGATCATGTTAAAAGATAATCATATTGATTTTGCTGGAGGGATTACGCAGGCCATTGGTAAAACGCAAGCTTATCTTACATCGCTCGGTAGAGACCTTAAAATCATAGTGGAGGCTAGAAATTTAGAAGAAGTTTCTGAAATTCTTCAAAGTGACGGGATTTACCGCATATTACTAGATAATTTCAGCTATGAAGATACTAGAAAAGCGGTGGAAATGATCGGGAATCGTACTCAAACAGAGTCTTCTGGTAATATTAATGAGCTCACTTTACGTAAATATGCGGAATGTGGAGTAAATTACATTTCTTCAGGAGCACTTACACATTCGGTACACAATATGGATCTCAGCTTAAAAGCAATATAG
- the rlmH gene encoding 23S rRNA (pseudouridine(1915)-N(3))-methyltransferase RlmH: protein MQIKLIAIGKTDNPHLQSLITDYIKRLGFYCRFEFEILPDIKNAKNLSQLQQKEKEGELILKKLQSSDDLVLLDEHGKTYSSISYADWIQKKMNAGTKQLIFVIGGPYGFSEAVYARANGKISFSSMTFSHQMIRLFFVEQLYRAFTILKNEPYHHQ from the coding sequence ATGCAAATCAAACTTATAGCTATCGGTAAAACCGACAACCCTCATCTTCAATCCCTTATTACCGATTATATAAAACGGCTGGGATTTTATTGTAGGTTTGAATTTGAAATCTTACCAGATATTAAAAATGCAAAAAACCTTTCCCAACTACAGCAAAAAGAAAAAGAAGGTGAACTTATTTTAAAAAAATTACAATCCTCCGATGATTTGGTGCTGCTAGACGAACATGGTAAAACTTACTCCTCTATTTCCTATGCCGATTGGATTCAAAAAAAGATGAATGCAGGCACCAAACAATTGATTTTTGTCATTGGAGGACCTTACGGATTTTCGGAGGCTGTTTATGCGCGAGCCAATGGTAAAATTTCATTTTCCTCCATGACATTCTCCCATCAAATGATACGATTATTTTTTGTAGAACAACTCTACAGAGCATTTACCATTCTAAAGAATGAACCATACCATCACCAATAA
- a CDS encoding 2-isopropylmalate synthase, with protein MSDTKVHIFDTTLRDGEQVPGCKLNTEQKLVIARRLDDLGVDVIEAGFPISSPGDFTSVSEIAKIVKNATVCGLTRAVQKDIEVAAEALKYAVRPRIHTGIGTSDSHIKYKFNATREQIIERAVAAVAYAKSFVEDVEFYAEDAGRTDNEFLARVCEAVIKAGATVLNIPDTTGYCLPEEYGAKMKYLKENVTGIDKAILSCHCHNDLGLATANSIAGVINGARQIECTINGIGERAGNTSLEEVVMILRQHPYLNLDTNINSKLLYSTSRMVSESMGMPVQPNKAIVGANAFAHSSGIHQDGVIKNRETYEIIDPADVGVTESAIVLTARSGRAALAYRAKKVGYELTKLQLDTVYAEFLKFADRKKEILDTDIHEIIEVCNLKLTASA; from the coding sequence ATGAGTGATACTAAAGTACATATCTTTGATACTACACTACGCGATGGAGAGCAGGTTCCAGGATGTAAATTAAACACCGAACAGAAACTTGTCATTGCCCGTCGTCTGGACGATTTAGGGGTAGATGTCATTGAAGCTGGGTTTCCAATTTCAAGCCCTGGAGATTTTACATCTGTTTCAGAAATAGCCAAAATTGTTAAAAATGCTACTGTATGTGGACTCACACGTGCGGTACAAAAGGATATAGAAGTTGCCGCAGAAGCACTCAAGTACGCCGTAAGACCGAGAATCCATACCGGAATTGGTACTTCAGATTCCCATATAAAATACAAGTTTAATGCCACAAGAGAACAAATTATTGAACGAGCTGTGGCCGCAGTAGCATACGCAAAATCTTTTGTGGAAGACGTGGAGTTTTATGCAGAAGATGCAGGTCGTACTGATAATGAATTTCTTGCTAGGGTATGTGAAGCAGTTATTAAAGCAGGTGCAACCGTTTTAAACATTCCGGATACCACTGGTTATTGCCTACCAGAAGAATACGGGGCTAAAATGAAATACCTTAAAGAAAATGTTACCGGGATTGATAAAGCTATTTTATCATGCCATTGCCATAATGATTTGGGATTAGCTACTGCCAACTCCATTGCAGGAGTAATAAATGGTGCCAGACAAATTGAATGTACCATCAACGGAATTGGTGAACGTGCAGGAAACACCTCTTTAGAAGAGGTTGTGATGATTTTACGTCAACATCCATATCTAAATTTAGATACCAACATCAATTCAAAATTACTATACAGTACAAGTAGAATGGTTTCTGAAAGCATGGGTATGCCAGTACAGCCTAACAAGGCAATTGTTGGGGCAAATGCCTTTGCCCACAGTTCAGGTATTCATCAGGATGGTGTCATTAAAAATCGTGAAACATACGAAATAATAGATCCAGCCGATGTAGGAGTTACTGAATCCGCAATTGTCCTTACAGCCAGAAGTGGTCGTGCTGCACTAGCTTATCGTGCCAAAAAAGTAGGTTATGAACTTACCAAACTACAATTAGATACAGTCTATGCAGAATTTCTGAAATTTGCGGATCGCAAAAAAGAAATTCTCGATACTGATATTCATGAAATTATTGAGGTCTGTAATTTAAAATTAACTGCATCAGCCTAA